In Actinomycetota bacterium, the genomic window CCTCGCGGGGGCGCTGCTGCTCGGTCTCGCCCTGGGATGGCTGCTCCCGACGGGGCGGACCCGTCTGACCTCGATGGTCTGTACGGGACTGCTCGGGGCGCTCACCACCTTCTCGACGTTCGCGGTGGAGGTGGTGGACCTCGTCGATGGGGAGCCGTTCGTGGCGCTGGCCTACGTGTCCGTGAGTCTGATGGCCGGGCCGGTCCTGGCACGCGCCGGCCTGCGGTGGAGCCGGGGATGGTGACCGCGGTGCTGGTGGTCGCGGCAGGGGCGGTCG contains:
- a CDS encoding CrcB family protein; the encoded protein is MTDGRDTGWVRRAAVGIGGGVGAGLRVLVASTVPAGPGGFPLATLAVNLAGALLLGLALGWLLPTGRTRLTSMVCTGLLGALTTFSTFAVEVVDLVDGEPFVALAYVSVSLMAGPVLARAGLRWSRGW